The Bacteroidales bacterium genome contains a region encoding:
- a CDS encoding purine-nucleoside phosphorylase: MLEKINETTEFLRAKGIKNPDVGIILGTGLGGLTTKIKNRIEIDYKDIPNFPVSTVEGHDGKFIFGELGKKKIVAMKGRFHYYEGYGPEQVALPVRVMKYLGIKCLFLSNAAGGVNPDFQIGDIMVITDHISLLPNPLLGPNDDRIGPRFPDMGEAYDRYLIKKALLIAADNKIRIHKGVYLSTSGPTFETPAEYKYFRIIGADAVGMSTTPEVIIARHMGLPCFAVSIITDLGVEGKIEYTTHESVLQEAAKTEDRMTTIMTAMISSL; this comes from the coding sequence ATGTTAGAAAAAATAAACGAAACAACAGAGTTTCTGAGAGCCAAAGGGATAAAAAATCCTGATGTAGGCATAATTCTGGGTACAGGTCTTGGCGGACTAACGACAAAAATCAAAAATCGAATCGAGATCGATTATAAGGATATTCCTAATTTTCCGGTTTCAACTGTTGAAGGTCATGACGGGAAATTCATCTTTGGTGAACTAGGGAAGAAAAAGATAGTTGCCATGAAGGGCAGATTTCACTACTATGAAGGCTACGGTCCGGAACAGGTGGCTTTACCGGTAAGAGTAATGAAATATCTTGGTATCAAATGCCTTTTCCTTTCAAATGCAGCAGGAGGGGTAAACCCTGATTTTCAGATTGGGGATATAATGGTTATTACAGACCATATCAGTCTTTTACCGAACCCTTTGCTTGGTCCGAATGACGACCGCATTGGTCCAAGATTCCCGGATATGGGGGAAGCATATGACAGATACCTCATCAAGAAGGCTTTATTGATTGCTGCTGATAACAAAATCAGAATACATAAAGGTGTTTACCTTTCCACCAGCGGACCTACTTTCGAAACTCCAGCTGAATACAAATATTTCAGGATAATCGGAGCTGATGCAGTTGGAATGTCAACAACGCCTGAGGTAATAATTGCTCGTCATATGGGATTGCCATGTTTTGCGGTGAGTATAATAACCGACCTTGGAGTTGAAGGCAAAATTGAGTACACAACTCATGAGTCAGTTCTTCAGGAAGCAGCAAAAACCGAAGACAGAATGACTACCATCATGACAGCGATGATCTCTTCATTGTAA
- the lpxK gene encoding tetraacyldisaccharide 4'-kinase gives MINNKNILLYPLARIWGMITGFRNFLYNSGVLKSVEFHLPVICVGNITVGGTGKTPHTEYIADLLRKNFKVATLSRGYKRTSRGFRIASPETAVREIGDEPMQMFRKLSGVLVAVDRNRVNGVNRVLEEAPDTEVIILDDAFQHRRITPGFSILLTDFERLIVRDHLMPFGSLRESAGNMRRADIIIVSKSPENISPIQRRIIVKEIDKSPYQNLYFTSMVYKDPLPVFENLSENAEKPDLMDPVNCGIVLITGIANPQPFKEYLLKSFGEIIHLSFPDHYAFREKDIQAIALSYQNLKSTTKYLITTEKDAVRLREFTNIAEPLKSAFFYIPIGIHFLNDDKDEFDNLIVDYVRKNKRNNRVSESQRDKKS, from the coding sequence ATGATAAATAACAAAAACATACTACTCTACCCGCTTGCCCGCATCTGGGGAATGATAACAGGCTTCAGGAACTTCTTATATAATTCAGGAGTTTTGAAATCCGTGGAGTTCCATCTCCCGGTTATTTGTGTAGGGAACATTACAGTCGGAGGCACAGGAAAAACTCCTCATACAGAATATATTGCAGATCTCCTGAGGAAGAACTTTAAAGTTGCAACGCTAAGCAGAGGATATAAAAGGACAAGCCGTGGCTTCCGTATTGCATCTCCGGAAACAGCGGTCAGGGAGATTGGCGATGAGCCCATGCAGATGTTCAGAAAACTGTCAGGTGTTCTCGTTGCAGTCGACAGGAACCGGGTAAATGGTGTAAACAGAGTTTTAGAGGAAGCTCCCGATACGGAAGTGATAATTCTCGATGATGCGTTTCAGCACAGAAGGATAACCCCGGGCTTTTCTATTCTGCTTACAGATTTCGAAAGGCTTATAGTCAGGGACCACCTGATGCCTTTTGGCAGTCTGAGAGAAAGTGCAGGAAATATGAGAAGAGCTGATATCATAATTGTCTCGAAATCACCTGAAAATATTTCACCGATCCAGAGAAGAATCATTGTTAAGGAGATTGATAAATCGCCATATCAGAATCTCTATTTTACATCGATGGTATATAAGGATCCTCTTCCGGTATTTGAAAATCTCTCAGAAAATGCTGAGAAGCCGGATCTGATGGATCCAGTAAACTGCGGAATCGTATTGATAACCGGAATTGCCAATCCGCAGCCCTTTAAGGAATATCTTCTGAAAAGCTTCGGGGAGATTATTCACCTCTCATTCCCCGACCATTATGCCTTCCGGGAGAAAGATATTCAAGCTATTGCTTTGTCATATCAAAACCTGAAATCCACAACCAAATACCTTATTACAACTGAAAAAGATGCGGTAAGATTGCGGGAATTTACTAATATTGCAGAACCGTTAAAATCGGCATTTTTTTATATCCCGATCGGCATACATTTTTTAAATGACGATAAGGATGAGTTTGATAATCTGATAGTTGATTATGTTAGAAAAAATAAACGAAACAACAGAGTTTCTGAGAGCCAAAGGGATAAAAAATCCTGA